One Gemmatimonadales bacterium genomic window carries:
- a CDS encoding OsmC family protein produces MNADELRAIQAPLKNQYRTEPDRARITLRASGRLDQTAITCRVETGQALVAAGLHPATGGTGLEACSGDLLLQALVACAGVTLRAVATALAVPLSDGRVSAEGDLDFRGTLGVSKEVAVGFQAIRLRFELDTDATEEQLATLLKLTERYCVVLQTLRVPPAVSVACAARPD; encoded by the coding sequence ATGAACGCCGACGAGCTTCGCGCCATCCAGGCGCCGCTCAAGAATCAGTACCGCACGGAGCCCGACCGGGCGCGGATCACCCTCAGGGCGTCAGGCCGGCTGGACCAGACCGCGATCACCTGCCGGGTCGAGACCGGGCAAGCGCTGGTCGCGGCCGGGCTCCATCCGGCCACCGGCGGGACGGGACTCGAGGCCTGCTCCGGCGACCTGCTGCTCCAGGCGCTCGTGGCCTGTGCCGGCGTGACGCTGCGCGCGGTCGCGACGGCGCTCGCGGTCCCGCTCAGCGATGGCCGCGTGAGCGCCGAAGGCGACCTCGATTTCCGCGGCACGCTCGGCGTGAGCAAGGAGGTGGCGGTCGGATTTCAGGCGATCCGGCTCCGCTTCGAGCTCGACACCGACGCAACCGAGGAGCAGCTCGCGACGCTGCTCAAGTTGACCGAGCGTTACTGCGTGGTGCTCCAGACGCTGCGGGTGCCGCCGGCCGTGAGCGTCGCGTGCGCGGCGAGGCCGGATTAG
- a CDS encoding MBL fold metallo-hydrolase → MDRRSFVIAAAASTLLRRIAPRFVRPAPSRTGLILLGTAGGPRPRKQRSAPAQVIVVDGVAYVVDCGNGVARQLVRAGVPLPSIRHVFVTHHHSDHNADYGTLLLLAWSAGLKTRVDTWGPPPLARMTELAFELNAVDIRARTADEGRVPLAPLVHPHELTAAGRVLRDERVTVTAALVDHPPIAPAFAYRFDTADRSIVISGDTRRSDALIELSRGADVLVHEALYPAGIDRLVGAISNASDLKRSIISHHTSIEDVGRVAQAAGVKRLVLSHLVPAEDPAISDEMWIGAARAHYGGPITVGADLMEV, encoded by the coding sequence ATGGATCGCCGATCCTTCGTCATCGCCGCCGCGGCGTCGACATTGCTCCGCCGCATCGCGCCCCGATTCGTACGGCCTGCGCCGAGCCGCACGGGTCTCATCCTGCTCGGGACCGCCGGCGGGCCGCGCCCGCGGAAACAGCGCTCGGCGCCGGCGCAGGTGATCGTGGTGGACGGCGTGGCGTACGTCGTCGATTGCGGCAACGGCGTCGCGCGGCAACTGGTGCGAGCCGGGGTGCCGCTCCCTTCCATTCGGCACGTCTTCGTCACCCATCACCACTCGGACCACAACGCCGACTACGGCACGCTGCTCCTGCTCGCGTGGTCGGCGGGTCTCAAGACGCGGGTGGATACGTGGGGGCCGCCGCCGCTTGCGCGGATGACCGAGCTTGCCTTCGAGCTCAACGCTGTGGACATCCGGGCCCGTACGGCCGACGAAGGGCGGGTGCCGCTCGCGCCGCTGGTACATCCGCACGAGTTGACCGCAGCCGGCCGGGTGCTGCGCGATGAACGCGTGACTGTCACCGCCGCGCTGGTCGATCATCCGCCCATCGCGCCGGCCTTTGCCTATCGCTTCGATACGGCCGACCGGTCGATCGTGATCTCGGGCGATACCCGGCGCTCCGATGCGCTGATCGAGCTCTCGCGCGGCGCGGACGTGCTGGTGCACGAGGCACTCTATCCCGCGGGCATCGATCGCCTGGTCGGCGCCATCAGCAACGCGAGTGACCTCAAGCGCTCCATCATCTCGCACCACACCTCGATCGAGGACGTGGGGCGGGTGGCGCAGGCCGCCGGCGTCAAACGGCTGGTGCTGTCGCACCTGGTACCGGCCGAGGACCCGGCGATCAGCGACGAGATGTGGATCGGTGCAGCCCGCGCGCACTACGGCGGGCCGATCACCGTGGGCGCGGACCTGATGGAGGTCTGA
- a CDS encoding nuclear transport factor 2 family protein, whose amino-acid sequence MAAAQQAPDTTRDRAELVALEHTWLHAQDAATLDRILAPDFVHPVASGGFLTKAQHIAWVVGHPRPASTRVGFESLTVRLYGDAAVANGAVMARPVAGRPVRTVFTDVFVRRGGRWQAVNAQENFVGGR is encoded by the coding sequence GTGGCGGCTGCCCAACAGGCACCCGATACGACCCGAGACCGGGCAGAGCTCGTGGCGCTCGAGCACACGTGGCTGCACGCGCAGGACGCGGCCACGCTCGACCGGATCCTCGCGCCCGACTTCGTGCATCCGGTGGCGAGCGGCGGGTTCCTGACGAAGGCGCAACACATCGCCTGGGTAGTGGGCCATCCGCGCCCGGCCTCGACGCGGGTCGGGTTTGAATCCCTCACGGTTCGATTGTACGGCGACGCCGCCGTCGCGAACGGTGCCGTGATGGCACGGCCGGTCGCGGGCAGACCCGTGCGCACCGTTTTCACGGACGTATTCGTCCGACGCGGCGGCCGATGGCAGGCGGTCAACGCGCAGGAGAACTTCGTCGGGGGGCGGTGA
- a CDS encoding isocitrate lyase/phosphoenolpyruvate mutase family protein, which yields MTSATDRRAEFRRLHESGCFVIPNPWDLGSARLLAEMGFKALATTSSGFAWSLGRPDNGITLDQALAHLRSMASAVALPLNADFEHGFADTPEQVGANVLRAVETGIAGLSIEDSTGDAAHPLFDFDLAVERIRAARAAIDRSGTGVLLVGRSEGFIVGRPDLAETIRRLTRYAEAGAECLYAPGLRSRADISAVVAAVAPKPVNVLVGSDFTTVAELAALGVRRISVGGALARAAWGGFLEAAREIAERGTFTSLNRAVPFPEIDGSFGR from the coding sequence ATGACATCCGCCACCGATCGCCGTGCCGAGTTTCGCCGGCTTCACGAGTCCGGCTGCTTCGTCATTCCCAATCCCTGGGACCTGGGGAGCGCGCGGCTGCTGGCCGAGATGGGGTTCAAGGCGCTCGCCACCACGAGCTCCGGGTTCGCGTGGTCCCTCGGCCGGCCGGACAACGGGATCACGCTGGACCAGGCGCTGGCGCACTTGCGATCGATGGCGAGCGCCGTTGCATTGCCGCTCAACGCGGACTTCGAGCACGGATTTGCCGACACGCCGGAGCAGGTGGGTGCCAACGTTTTGCGTGCCGTTGAGACGGGCATAGCGGGACTCTCCATCGAGGACTCGACCGGCGACGCCGCGCATCCGCTGTTCGACTTCGATCTCGCGGTCGAGCGCATCCGTGCGGCGCGGGCGGCCATCGATCGAAGCGGCACGGGCGTGCTGCTCGTCGGCCGTTCCGAGGGGTTCATCGTGGGCCGGCCCGATCTCGCCGAAACGATCCGGCGCCTCACCAGGTACGCCGAGGCGGGAGCCGAGTGCCTTTATGCGCCGGGGCTGCGCTCGCGCGCGGACATCTCCGCGGTGGTCGCGGCGGTGGCGCCGAAGCCCGTCAACGTGCTGGTCGGCAGCGATTTCACCACGGTGGCCGAGCTGGCCGCGTTGGGCGTGCGCCGGATCAGCGTGGGCGGGGCGCTGGCGCGCGCGGCGTGGGGCGGTTTTCTCGAGGCGGCGCGGGAGATCGCGGAGCGGGGCACGTTCACCAGTCTGAACCGGGCCGTGCCGTTCCCCGAGATCGACGGATCTTTCGGGCGGTGA
- a CDS encoding tRNA-binding protein, with amino-acid sequence MADQPMPRIPFEHFAAVDMRVGRVVRAEDFPRARKPAYKLWIDFGPLGMRQSSAQLTNRYQRGELEGRLVVAVMNLGPRQVADFRSDVLVLGAMGPGGDVILLEPDREAALGAPIG; translated from the coding sequence ATGGCCGACCAGCCCATGCCCCGGATTCCGTTCGAGCACTTTGCCGCCGTGGACATGCGGGTGGGACGCGTGGTGCGCGCGGAGGATTTTCCCAGGGCGAGGAAGCCCGCGTACAAGCTCTGGATCGACTTCGGCCCGCTCGGCATGCGGCAGTCGAGCGCGCAACTCACGAACCGGTATCAGCGCGGCGAGCTCGAGGGGCGGCTCGTGGTAGCGGTGATGAACCTGGGCCCGCGCCAGGTGGCCGACTTCCGCTCCGACGTTCTGGTGCTCGGCGCGATGGGGCCCGGCGGCGACGTGATCCTGCTCGAGCCGGACCGCGAGGCGGCGCTCGGCGCGCCGATCGGGTGA
- a CDS encoding methyltransferase produces the protein MRLASILGYAAAVLAVLGLWRGHALLAHGWLGLTVQGLAIALMIWARWTFGRRSFYPAADPKAGALVTGGPYRYLRHPIYAAILYFTWAAALSHAGAVTLALALLATLGLGVRIWAEEQLLRARFPEYGAYAAETSRVVPGLV, from the coding sequence GTGCGATTGGCTTCGATCCTAGGCTACGCCGCCGCCGTGCTCGCGGTCCTGGGCCTCTGGCGCGGGCACGCGCTGCTGGCGCACGGCTGGCTCGGGCTCACGGTGCAGGGTCTTGCGATCGCGCTCATGATCTGGGCGCGCTGGACGTTCGGCCGCCGGAGCTTCTATCCCGCCGCCGATCCCAAGGCCGGTGCGCTCGTCACGGGCGGTCCCTATCGGTACCTCCGCCATCCGATCTACGCCGCCATTCTGTACTTCACTTGGGCCGCCGCCCTGTCGCACGCAGGTGCGGTCACGCTCGCTCTCGCGCTGCTCGCGACCCTCGGCCTCGGCGTGCGCATCTGGGCGGAGGAGCAGTTGCTCCGTGCCCGTTTTCCGGAATACGGGGCCTACGCGGCGGAGACGAGTCGCGTGGTGCCCGGGCTCGTCTGA
- a CDS encoding NAD(P)-binding domain-containing protein, with protein sequence MKIGIIGAGQIGGTLARRLTALGHDVTIANSRGPETLAPLARETGAKPSTVEQAAHAGDLVIVTIPEKEIPHLPDDLFEGVPDNVVVVDTGNYYPQQRDGRIDAIERGTPESRWVSEQLGRPVVKAFNNIYAKHLLENGKPKGASDRIALPVAGDNQRAKDTVIRLLDELGFDAVDAGTLDESWRQQPGTPVYATDFDAAGVKGALGKASRERPADFRAGNGAQVSAGGR encoded by the coding sequence ATGAAAATCGGCATCATCGGCGCGGGCCAGATCGGCGGTACGCTGGCACGCCGTCTCACGGCGTTGGGTCACGACGTGACCATCGCCAACTCTCGCGGGCCGGAGACGCTGGCGCCGCTGGCCCGGGAGACCGGCGCCAAACCGAGCACGGTCGAGCAGGCGGCGCATGCCGGCGACCTCGTGATCGTGACCATCCCCGAAAAGGAAATTCCCCATCTGCCGGACGATCTCTTCGAAGGCGTGCCGGACAACGTGGTCGTGGTGGACACCGGCAATTACTACCCGCAGCAGCGTGACGGCCGGATCGATGCGATCGAGCGCGGCACACCGGAAAGCCGGTGGGTGTCGGAGCAGCTCGGGCGCCCGGTGGTGAAGGCGTTCAACAACATCTACGCGAAGCACCTGCTCGAGAACGGCAAGCCGAAGGGCGCGAGCGACCGCATCGCGCTCCCCGTGGCCGGCGACAACCAGCGGGCCAAGGACACCGTCATCCGGTTGCTCGACGAGCTGGGGTTCGACGCGGTGGATGCGGGCACGCTCGACGAATCGTGGCGGCAGCAGCCGGGCACGCCGGTGTATGCAACTGATTTCGACGCGGCGGGCGTGAAAGGCGCGCTCGGAAAGGCAAGTCGGGAGCGGCCGGCGGATTTCCGCGCGGGGAACGGCGCGCAGGTTTCAGCGGGAGGGCGTTGA
- a CDS encoding protein kinase gives MPDPPPDFVAAVREHYRLERELGRGGMATVYLAEDLKHQRRVAVKVLHPHLAGVLGAERFLREIAIVAALHHPHIMPLYDSGQAGGALFYVMPLAEGESLRERLRRESRLPIGEARRIAEEVAGALSYAHRRGVVHRDIKPENILLESGHAVVADFGIARAIHAAAGDRLTETGLVIGTPAYMSPEQAAGDRDVDGRSDVFALGCVLYEMLAGKPPHSGPSAQAILAKRLTEPIPSLRPGRDVPPELDRAVTRALARSPDERFATAEAFGAALQPEELKGAAGVTRAPDVAAPAETLVTSRRRRPGLRPIALAILVLLLALGGFGAYRRFGRTAPAPTPSAAVLPFVDLSSEKDQQYFSDGLTEELITALSQVPGLRVAARTSSFQFKGQNPDVHEVGRKLDVGAVLEGSVRRSGDRVRVSAQLISVKDGFQLWSESYDRKLADIFAVQEDVARSIVSALRLKLAPARDSALAVRPTHDLVAYDLYLKGLFAWNQRNGPAMLDAVRYLEQAVARDSSFGRAWAALADADLLVVPFAGVGTPAESWRKAQAAAERALALDSGSAEAYTALGYGNFVYAWNWDNAERNFRRAIAADPNYATGHHWYGDFLIGRGRLREALAQMQGAHELDPLSRQVAVEWGWTYYLMHQYEEAAARIRQTLALDPNYAQAHMRLGFVQIAQHRYDDAIGSLKRSIDLGAFYPHAAGALALAYARSGDRAAAARIVDDLKARTDHDYIPPFFIAVAYGALGDTTRGIEWLNRAIDQKDIYVPENFNDPLLDPLRGDPRFAKVLVRMGLAGAAPDSTPSR, from the coding sequence ATGCCCGACCCGCCGCCCGATTTCGTTGCCGCCGTCCGCGAGCATTACCGGCTCGAGCGCGAGCTCGGGCGCGGCGGGATGGCGACGGTCTATCTTGCGGAAGACCTCAAGCACCAGCGGCGCGTGGCCGTCAAGGTGCTCCATCCGCATCTCGCGGGCGTGCTCGGCGCCGAGCGCTTCCTCCGGGAAATCGCGATCGTCGCGGCGCTCCACCATCCGCACATCATGCCGCTCTACGATTCGGGCCAGGCCGGCGGCGCGCTCTTCTACGTCATGCCGCTGGCCGAGGGCGAGTCGCTGCGCGAGCGGCTGCGGCGTGAATCGCGGCTGCCGATCGGCGAGGCGCGCCGGATCGCCGAGGAGGTGGCCGGCGCGCTGAGCTACGCGCATCGGCGCGGCGTGGTCCACCGCGACATCAAGCCGGAGAACATACTGCTCGAGTCCGGCCACGCCGTGGTGGCCGACTTCGGCATCGCCCGCGCGATCCACGCCGCCGCCGGCGACCGCCTTACCGAAACCGGCCTCGTGATCGGCACGCCGGCATACATGAGCCCCGAGCAGGCGGCGGGCGACCGTGACGTCGACGGCCGGAGCGACGTCTTCGCACTCGGCTGCGTGCTCTACGAGATGCTCGCGGGCAAGCCGCCGCATTCGGGGCCGAGCGCGCAGGCGATCCTGGCCAAGCGGCTGACCGAACCGATTCCATCGCTGCGCCCCGGCAGGGACGTGCCGCCCGAGCTGGATCGCGCCGTAACCCGGGCGCTCGCCCGGTCGCCGGACGAGCGGTTCGCCACGGCGGAGGCATTCGGCGCGGCGTTGCAGCCGGAGGAGTTGAAGGGGGCCGCAGGTGTCACGCGGGCGCCGGACGTTGCCGCTCCTGCGGAGACGCTGGTCACTTCGCGCCGCCGCCGGCCAGGCCTGCGGCCGATTGCGCTCGCGATCCTGGTGCTCCTGCTGGCACTCGGCGGCTTCGGCGCGTACCGGCGATTCGGACGAACGGCTCCGGCGCCGACCCCGTCCGCCGCGGTCCTCCCGTTTGTGGACCTGAGTTCGGAGAAAGATCAGCAGTATTTCAGCGACGGCCTCACGGAGGAGTTGATCACGGCGTTGAGCCAGGTGCCGGGGCTCCGCGTCGCCGCCCGCACGTCGTCGTTTCAGTTCAAGGGGCAGAACCCCGACGTACACGAGGTCGGGCGCAAGCTGGATGTCGGCGCCGTGCTGGAAGGGAGCGTGCGGCGGAGCGGCGACCGGGTCCGCGTGAGCGCGCAGCTCATCAGCGTGAAGGATGGGTTCCAGCTCTGGTCCGAATCATACGATCGGAAACTGGCCGACATCTTTGCGGTGCAGGAGGATGTGGCGCGCTCGATCGTTTCGGCGCTCCGGCTCAAGCTCGCGCCCGCGCGCGATTCCGCGCTCGCCGTGCGGCCCACGCACGACCTCGTCGCGTACGATCTCTACCTCAAGGGACTCTTCGCCTGGAACCAGCGGAACGGTCCCGCGATGCTCGACGCGGTCCGCTACCTGGAGCAGGCCGTCGCGCGCGATTCGAGCTTTGGCCGCGCCTGGGCCGCGCTGGCGGATGCCGACCTCCTGGTAGTTCCCTTCGCAGGCGTCGGTACGCCCGCCGAGTCGTGGCGCAAGGCGCAGGCGGCGGCGGAAAGGGCGCTGGCGCTCGACAGCGGTTCCGCCGAGGCGTACACGGCGCTCGGGTATGGAAACTTCGTGTACGCCTGGAACTGGGATAACGCGGAGCGGAACTTCCGCCGGGCGATCGCCGCCGATCCCAACTACGCGACCGGCCACCACTGGTACGGCGACTTCCTGATCGGCCGCGGCCGCCTGCGCGAGGCGCTCGCCCAGATGCAGGGGGCCCACGAGCTGGACCCGCTGTCGCGGCAGGTCGCCGTCGAATGGGGGTGGACCTACTACCTGATGCACCAATACGAAGAAGCAGCCGCCCGCATCCGTCAGACACTTGCCCTCGACCCCAACTACGCCCAGGCGCACATGCGACTCGGCTTCGTGCAGATTGCGCAGCACCGGTACGATGACGCAATCGGGTCACTCAAGCGTTCGATCGACCTGGGCGCGTTCTATCCGCACGCAGCGGGAGCCCTCGCGCTGGCGTATGCCCGCTCGGGAGACCGAGCGGCCGCCGCTCGCATCGTGGACGATCTCAAAGCGCGGACGGACCACGACTACATCCCGCCCTTCTTCATCGCCGTGGCATACGGCGCCCTGGGCGACACCACCCGCGGCATCGAGTGGCTGAACCGGGCCATCGACCAGAAGGACATCTACGTCCCGGAAAACTTCAACGACCCGCTGCTGGACCCACTCCGAGGCGATCCGCGGTTCGCGAAGGTGCTCGTCCGGATGGGTCTCGCGGGTGCCGCGCCCGACTCAACGCCCTCCCGCTGA
- a CDS encoding nuclear transport factor 2 family protein, which translates to MLRPTWLAASMIVSGALACSARGPESAGEAERAVLEAYVHAWNTHDSIAFDTILAPAGVHEDIALGFRGEGPAQVRGFLRQIIAQEPDFRWHLTAVYPRDSVVAAEWTWAGTYTGPGPNGPLVNAPDSGRGASVAVIRHGRIERFTDYHDVASFFAPAASVH; encoded by the coding sequence ATGCTGAGGCCGACCTGGCTGGCGGCGAGTATGATCGTTTCCGGCGCGCTCGCCTGCTCGGCGCGTGGGCCCGAATCAGCGGGTGAGGCGGAGCGGGCGGTACTGGAGGCGTACGTCCATGCGTGGAACACGCACGACTCGATCGCCTTCGACACGATCCTCGCCCCGGCCGGCGTCCACGAGGATATCGCGCTGGGATTCAGAGGCGAGGGGCCGGCGCAGGTGCGCGGATTCCTGCGGCAGATCATTGCGCAGGAACCCGATTTCCGGTGGCATCTCACGGCGGTGTATCCGCGCGACTCGGTGGTCGCAGCGGAATGGACGTGGGCGGGCACCTACACCGGTCCCGGCCCCAACGGGCCGCTGGTGAATGCACCGGACTCGGGGCGCGGGGCCTCGGTGGCAGTCATCCGCCACGGCCGGATCGAGCGGTTCACCGACTACCACGACGTGGCGAGCTTCTTCGCCCCCGCGGCATCGGTCCATTAG